A part of Nocardioides sp. WS12 genomic DNA contains:
- the rsmI gene encoding 16S rRNA (cytidine(1402)-2'-O)-methyltransferase — MTGVLVLAGTPIGQVGDAPPRLATELAGADVIAAEDTRRLRRLVSDLGIELTGRVVSYFEGNEAARTPTLVEALLAGERVVLVTDAGMPSVSDPGYRLVAAAVEAGIKVTAVPGPSAVLTALAVSGLPVDRFCFEGFLPRKAGERARRLAEVAAEQRTLVYFEAPHRTVAALEAMRDAFGPDRPAAVCRELTKTYEEVRRGPLAELVEWANEGIRGEITIVVAGVVAGTSVASDPDSLRAAVADLEETGMRRKDAIAAVAVQAGLPKREVYQVVHVDE; from the coding sequence GTGACTGGAGTCCTCGTGCTGGCAGGCACCCCGATCGGGCAGGTCGGCGACGCACCCCCGCGACTCGCAACGGAACTGGCGGGCGCCGACGTCATCGCCGCCGAGGACACCCGCCGGCTGCGTCGCCTGGTCTCCGATCTCGGCATCGAACTGACCGGTCGGGTCGTGTCCTACTTCGAGGGCAATGAGGCGGCTCGTACGCCGACGCTCGTCGAGGCACTGCTGGCCGGCGAGCGCGTGGTGCTGGTGACCGACGCGGGCATGCCCAGCGTGTCCGACCCCGGCTACCGGCTGGTCGCTGCGGCGGTCGAGGCCGGAATCAAGGTGACTGCGGTGCCCGGTCCCTCCGCCGTGCTGACCGCTCTTGCCGTTTCGGGGCTGCCCGTTGACCGGTTCTGCTTCGAGGGCTTCCTGCCGCGCAAGGCCGGGGAGCGCGCTCGTCGCCTGGCCGAGGTCGCCGCCGAGCAGCGCACCCTCGTCTACTTCGAAGCGCCGCACCGCACGGTCGCCGCGCTGGAAGCGATGCGCGACGCGTTCGGGCCCGACCGCCCGGCGGCCGTGTGCCGTGAACTCACCAAGACCTATGAAGAGGTACGACGAGGGCCGCTCGCCGAACTCGTCGAGTGGGCGAACGAGGGGATCCGCGGCGAGATCACCATCGTTGTTGCCGGCGTCGTGGCAGGGACCAGCGTGGCCAGCGACCCCGACAGCCTGCGCGCAGCCGTCGCTGATCTCGAGGAAACGGGGATGCGACGCAAGGACGCGATCGCAGCCGTCGCCGTACAAGCGGGACTGCCGAAGCGCGAGGTCTACCAGGTGGTGCACGTCGATGAGTGA
- a CDS encoding TatD family hydrolase, whose product MSDLERPPVPDALPHPVVDNHCHLDIGRNGEPWDTAEAIAAAATVGVTRIVQIGCDLPGARWAVAAAEEHPALIAGVALHPNEAPRIFEAGGRAALEAAWAEIEELAGAHDKVRAVGETGLDAFRTGDDGRAVQVESFRRHIDLAKRLDKTLVIHDRDTHDDVVEVLDSEGAPDRWVMHCFSGDADFARACLDRGAHLSFAGTVTFKNAAPLREALRLAPIDRVLVETDAPFLTPTPYRGQTNASYLIPVTLRVMAAERGEDLGELCAAIDANTERAFGGTW is encoded by the coding sequence ATGAGTGATCTCGAGCGTCCTCCGGTCCCCGATGCGCTCCCGCATCCGGTCGTCGACAACCACTGTCACCTCGACATCGGCCGCAACGGCGAGCCGTGGGACACGGCCGAGGCGATCGCGGCGGCTGCGACCGTCGGTGTCACCCGGATCGTGCAGATCGGCTGCGACCTGCCGGGCGCCCGTTGGGCGGTCGCCGCGGCCGAGGAGCACCCGGCACTCATCGCCGGTGTCGCCCTGCACCCCAACGAAGCGCCCCGGATCTTCGAAGCGGGCGGCCGCGCCGCACTCGAAGCGGCCTGGGCCGAGATCGAGGAACTGGCGGGTGCCCACGACAAGGTCCGTGCGGTGGGGGAGACCGGCCTCGACGCGTTCCGGACCGGCGATGACGGCCGCGCGGTCCAGGTGGAGTCGTTCCGACGCCACATCGACCTCGCCAAACGGCTCGACAAGACGCTGGTCATCCACGACCGCGACACCCATGACGACGTCGTGGAGGTCCTCGACAGCGAGGGCGCGCCCGACCGCTGGGTGATGCACTGCTTCTCCGGTGACGCCGACTTCGCCCGTGCCTGCCTGGACCGCGGGGCGCACCTGTCCTTCGCCGGCACCGTGACGTTCAAGAACGCCGCACCGCTGCGCGAGGCGCTGCGCCTGGCCCCCATCGACCGCGTGCTGGTCGAGACCGATGCGCCGTTCCTGACCCCGACGCCGTACCGCGGACAGACGAACGCGTCGTACCTCATCCCGGTGACGCTGCGCGTGATGGCGGCCGAGCGTGGCGAGGACCTCGGGGAGCTCTGTGCCGCGATCGACGCGAACACCGAGAGGGCGTTCGGCGGGACCTGGTGA
- a CDS encoding MOSC domain-containing protein, translated as MNVGTIAALWRYPVKSMGGETVTSSYVDERAVHADRMWAVRDLELKAVTTARRLPVLLGCTARYVDEPPAGVGPGDVVDVVVTFPDGTEIASTDPDAMNARLSELTGKRVALVPLPALHDKAAYRGVLASKKDIRQQFGLADDEPLPDYSMFSLKMLAELAIYATPVGIFADAYPLHVVTTSSLRTMAAHGGDFDVRRFRPNVVIDSPLEGLAEQEWIGGTLRAGEVRIRVEVPTIRCTVPLREQPGVPADPAVMRSVSTYGERWLGVYADVAATGTVRVGDTVDLEPPPSHGAVAATFGRMAERVKRNTVKTGNRLLPR; from the coding sequence ATGAACGTCGGCACGATCGCAGCCCTGTGGCGCTACCCGGTGAAGTCGATGGGTGGAGAGACGGTGACGTCGTCGTACGTCGACGAACGGGCCGTGCACGCCGACCGGATGTGGGCGGTCCGCGACCTCGAACTCAAGGCCGTCACGACCGCACGACGGCTCCCCGTCCTGCTCGGTTGTACGGCGCGGTACGTCGACGAGCCACCCGCAGGTGTGGGACCGGGCGACGTGGTCGACGTGGTCGTCACGTTCCCGGACGGCACCGAGATCGCGAGCACCGACCCCGACGCCATGAACGCTCGCCTGAGTGAACTGACGGGCAAACGCGTCGCGCTCGTCCCGCTCCCGGCACTGCACGACAAGGCGGCGTACCGCGGCGTCCTGGCCAGCAAGAAGGACATCCGCCAGCAGTTCGGTCTCGCGGACGACGAACCGTTGCCGGACTACTCGATGTTCTCGCTGAAGATGCTGGCCGAGCTCGCGATCTACGCAACGCCGGTCGGGATCTTCGCGGATGCCTACCCGTTGCACGTCGTCACCACCTCGAGCCTGCGCACGATGGCCGCCCACGGCGGCGACTTCGACGTCCGGCGGTTCCGTCCGAACGTCGTCATCGACAGTCCGCTGGAGGGGTTGGCCGAACAGGAATGGATCGGCGGCACGCTCCGGGCCGGCGAGGTGAGGATTCGGGTCGAGGTCCCCACGATTCGCTGCACGGTGCCGTTGCGGGAACAGCCCGGCGTGCCAGCCGACCCGGCAGTGATGCGGTCGGTGTCGACGTACGGCGAGCGCTGGCTCGGCGTCTACGCCGACGTCGCCGCGACCGGCACGGTGCGCGTCGGCGACACGGTCGACCTGGAGCCGCCGCCCAGCCACGGCGCGGTCGCAGCGACCTTCGGCCGGATGGCTGAGAGGGTCAAGCGCAACACCGTCAAGACGGGCAACCGGCTCCTGCCGCGTTGA
- a CDS encoding resuscitation-promoting factor translates to MQLAHPTLALRSKALVQKLTHSRVALVATIVAVLIAVSAVTYGYSSLTTEVTLSVDGKERTVSTLGDTVEDVLAAADIKLADRDLVSPDKDEKIEGGDKISVRYSKPIELTVDGDTSTHWVTATDVQGALSQIGTLYADSRLSTSRSMNLSRGGAEIDVVTEKKLTFKLAGKKAVKRDVVALTVEEALAEVGVELDKRDKVSPKRGSEVKDGDKIVYTDINVKTRSVDDEVFNAPVEEIEDDSMFKGERKVITEGVSGVRDVTYKIVFRNGKVVRRAIVTQDVSKKPTAEVVRIGTKEVVTANFAGGSSVWDRLAQCEAGGNWAINTGNGYYGGLQFNLGTWQANGGTGYPHQASRETQIAIATKVRDASGGYGAWPGCASKLGLPR, encoded by the coding sequence GTGCAGCTTGCGCACCCCACCCTTGCCCTGCGCTCCAAGGCGCTTGTCCAGAAGCTGACCCACAGCCGGGTCGCCCTCGTCGCAACCATCGTTGCGGTGTTGATCGCGGTTTCCGCGGTGACCTACGGCTACTCGTCGTTGACCACTGAGGTCACGCTTTCTGTCGACGGCAAGGAGCGCACTGTCTCCACGCTCGGTGACACGGTTGAGGACGTTCTCGCGGCCGCCGACATCAAGCTCGCCGACCGCGACCTGGTCTCGCCCGACAAGGACGAGAAGATCGAGGGCGGCGACAAGATCTCCGTCCGGTACAGCAAGCCGATCGAGCTGACCGTTGACGGTGACACCAGCACCCACTGGGTGACCGCAACCGATGTCCAGGGCGCGCTCTCGCAGATCGGCACCCTGTACGCCGACAGCCGTCTCTCGACCAGCCGCAGCATGAACCTGAGCCGCGGTGGCGCCGAGATCGACGTCGTCACGGAGAAGAAGCTGACCTTCAAGCTCGCCGGCAAGAAGGCCGTCAAGCGCGATGTCGTGGCCCTGACCGTCGAAGAGGCCCTGGCCGAGGTCGGCGTCGAGCTCGACAAGCGCGACAAGGTCAGCCCCAAGCGCGGCAGCGAGGTCAAGGACGGCGACAAGATCGTCTACACCGACATCAACGTGAAGACCCGCAGCGTCGACGACGAGGTGTTCAACGCGCCCGTCGAGGAGATCGAGGACGACTCGATGTTCAAGGGCGAGCGCAAGGTCATCACCGAGGGCGTCTCCGGCGTCCGCGACGTGACCTACAAGATCGTGTTCCGCAACGGCAAGGTCGTGCGCCGCGCCATCGTGACCCAGGACGTCAGCAAGAAGCCGACGGCCGAGGTCGTGCGGATCGGCACCAAGGAAGTCGTGACCGCGAACTTCGCCGGCGGCAGCAGCGTCTGGGACCGCCTGGCGCAGTGCGAGGCCGGCGGCAACTGGGCCATCAACACCGGCAACGGCTACTACGGCGGCCTGCAGTTCAACCTCGGCACCTGGCAGGCCAACGGTGGCACGGGCTACCCGCACCAGGCTTCCCGCGAGACCCAGATCGCCATCGCGACCAAGGTCCGCGACGCCTCGGGTGGGTACGGCGCCTGGCCGGGCTGCGCCTCGAAGCTGGGTCTGCCTCGCTGA
- the rsmA gene encoding 16S rRNA (adenine(1518)-N(6)/adenine(1519)-N(6))-dimethyltransferase RsmA — MSDSVAPPRLLGPVEVRELAARLDLRPTKQRGQNFVIDANTVRRIVRESGVAEGEVVLEVGPGLGSLTLALLDAGADVTAIEVDKTLADELPATIAAFAPDHTDRFRVVLADALAVTEIPGPAPTALVANLPYNISVPVLLHLMELLPSLQHGLVMVQAEVADRLAAPPGSKTYGVPSAKAAWYADVRRAGAIGRNVFWPAPNVDSGLVAWTHRPPPTDQVTREQVFAVIDAAFAQRRKVLRGVLRGIAGSAEAAEAALLSIGIDPLTRGESLGIDEFVAITIALDAQSGGDQ, encoded by the coding sequence GTGTCCGACTCCGTAGCTCCACCCCGCTTGTTGGGTCCGGTGGAGGTTCGGGAACTCGCGGCACGCCTGGACCTTCGCCCCACCAAGCAACGCGGGCAGAACTTCGTCATCGACGCGAACACGGTCCGCCGGATCGTGCGTGAGTCGGGTGTCGCCGAGGGCGAGGTCGTCCTCGAGGTCGGTCCCGGGCTCGGGTCGCTGACGCTGGCGCTGCTCGACGCCGGCGCCGACGTGACGGCGATCGAGGTCGACAAGACACTCGCCGACGAGTTGCCCGCGACGATCGCGGCGTTCGCGCCCGACCACACGGACCGGTTCCGGGTAGTGCTCGCCGACGCCCTCGCCGTCACGGAGATCCCGGGGCCGGCGCCCACGGCGCTCGTGGCCAACCTGCCCTACAACATCTCGGTGCCGGTGCTGCTGCACCTGATGGAGTTGCTGCCCTCGCTCCAGCACGGCCTGGTGATGGTGCAGGCCGAGGTCGCCGACCGGTTGGCTGCGCCCCCCGGTTCCAAGACGTACGGCGTCCCGTCGGCCAAGGCCGCCTGGTATGCCGACGTGCGGCGTGCCGGCGCGATCGGCCGCAACGTCTTCTGGCCGGCGCCGAACGTCGACTCCGGGCTGGTGGCCTGGACGCACCGCCCGCCCCCGACCGACCAGGTCACCCGCGAGCAGGTGTTCGCCGTCATCGACGCCGCGTTCGCGCAACGCCGCAAGGTCCTGCGCGGCGTGCTCCGCGGGATCGCGGGCAGTGCCGAAGCCGCCGAAGCCGCGCTGCTCTCGATCGGCATCGACCCGCTCACCCGCGGTGAGTCGCTCGGGATCGACGAGTTCGTCGCGATCACGATCGCCCTCGACGCCCAGTCGGGAGGCGACCAGTGA
- a CDS encoding 4-(cytidine 5'-diphospho)-2-C-methyl-D-erythritol kinase yields MSQQRIDSLPPVTVRAPAKINLHLGVGAPRPDGLHPLATVYQAVGLYDDVTVFDAPAWSVELTEHVDGVPLDDTNIAIRAGRALVAHHGVDLAAHISIAKGIPVMGGMAGGSADAAATLLALDRLWDLQTPDDDLLRIAGALGSDVPFALLGGTALGTGHGQLVEPVMDRTSVWWVVVLSDEGLSTPAAYRHFDELSPDAPAEPPVPEALIEALAGGDVDEVGDLLANDLWPAARDLRPDLVDVEVQLRSLSPAGVLLSGSGPTLLVLHDDVDDARATAADLTERGFRCTLAPGPVAGAHVVTYA; encoded by the coding sequence GTGAGCCAGCAACGCATCGACAGCCTGCCGCCCGTCACCGTGCGCGCGCCGGCCAAGATCAATCTCCACCTCGGCGTCGGCGCCCCGCGCCCCGATGGCCTGCACCCGCTCGCGACCGTCTACCAGGCCGTCGGCCTGTACGACGACGTGACGGTCTTCGACGCTCCCGCCTGGTCGGTCGAGCTGACCGAGCACGTGGACGGGGTACCGCTCGACGACACCAACATCGCGATCCGGGCCGGCCGCGCGCTGGTGGCGCACCACGGTGTCGACCTCGCCGCGCACATCTCCATCGCCAAGGGCATCCCGGTCATGGGCGGCATGGCCGGCGGTTCGGCCGATGCCGCCGCCACCCTGCTCGCGCTCGACCGGCTCTGGGACCTCCAGACGCCGGACGACGACCTGCTCCGGATCGCCGGTGCGCTCGGCAGCGACGTGCCCTTCGCGCTGCTCGGCGGTACGGCGCTCGGCACGGGCCACGGCCAACTGGTGGAGCCGGTCATGGACCGCACGTCGGTGTGGTGGGTCGTCGTACTGTCGGACGAGGGACTGTCGACCCCGGCGGCCTACCGCCACTTCGACGAACTCTCGCCGGATGCACCCGCCGAACCGCCCGTCCCGGAAGCCCTGATCGAGGCGCTCGCCGGTGGCGACGTCGACGAGGTGGGGGACCTGCTCGCCAACGACCTGTGGCCTGCGGCGCGTGACCTCCGGCCTGATCTGGTGGACGTCGAGGTGCAACTGCGCAGCCTCTCGCCCGCCGGCGTACTCCTGTCGGGCTCTGGCCCGACTCTGCTCGTGCTGCACGACGACGTCGACGACGCGCGTGCCACGGCTGCTGACCTCACCGAGCGCGGGTTCCGGTGCACCCTCGCGCCCGGCCCTGTCGCTGGTGCCCACGTGGTGACTTATGCCTGA
- a CDS encoding ABC-F family ATP-binding cassette domain-containing protein: MPEPTSLLNLEKVSKSFGVRPLLTEVSLGIGAGERIGVVGRNGDGKTTLLRLMTGTEEPDSGRVSRQRGLLVGVLTQRDDFEDDHTVREVVLGGMADHEWAADGRSREIVEVLLAGVELDRVIAGLSGGERRRCALASLLLGDHDLIILDEPTNHLDVEAVAWLAAHMAGRSSALVVVTHDRWFLDAVCQQTWEVHDGVVDLYDGGYAAFVLAKAERQRQAGVSEQRRQNLVKKELAWLRRGAPARTSKPKFRIDAANALIEDVPPPRDRLELQKFATQRLGKDVVDVEDVDFQRGERVLLENATWRLGPGDRVGLVGVNGAGKTSVLSLLAGTAQPTVGKVKQGRTVALKHLTQDVEFDDPESRVLATVESIRRVTKTVDGEITATSMLERFGFTGDRLTARVGDLSGGERRRFQLLRLLLTEPNVLLLDEPTNDLDIETLNVLEDFLDGWPGTLVVVSHDRYFLERVTDSVWALLGDGKISMLPRGVDEYLERRKAGGAENTTAPAKQADRAAAEERGGGSKSNKARAGSAEERTARKTVARLDKVLARMGVREGELTAALLDNASDPKKLTEIASELTTLHEDKANAELEWLEAAALLE; the protein is encoded by the coding sequence ATGCCTGAACCGACCAGCCTCCTCAACCTCGAGAAGGTCTCGAAGTCCTTCGGGGTCCGACCCCTGCTGACCGAGGTGTCCCTCGGCATCGGAGCCGGTGAGCGCATCGGCGTCGTCGGCCGCAACGGCGACGGGAAGACGACGCTGCTGCGTCTGATGACCGGAACCGAGGAGCCCGACTCTGGACGGGTGTCGCGCCAGCGCGGCTTGCTCGTCGGGGTGCTCACGCAGCGTGACGACTTCGAGGACGACCACACGGTCCGCGAGGTCGTGCTCGGCGGCATGGCCGACCACGAGTGGGCGGCCGACGGCCGTTCCCGCGAGATCGTCGAAGTCCTGCTCGCGGGCGTCGAACTGGACCGCGTGATCGCCGGACTGTCCGGTGGGGAGCGCCGTCGCTGCGCGCTGGCCAGCCTGCTGCTCGGCGACCACGACCTGATCATCCTCGACGAGCCGACCAACCACCTCGACGTCGAAGCCGTCGCATGGCTGGCCGCTCACATGGCTGGCCGGTCCTCCGCGCTGGTCGTCGTGACCCACGACCGCTGGTTCCTCGACGCGGTCTGCCAGCAGACCTGGGAGGTCCACGACGGTGTCGTCGACCTGTACGACGGCGGCTACGCCGCGTTCGTGCTGGCCAAGGCCGAGCGCCAGCGCCAGGCCGGTGTCTCCGAGCAGCGTCGCCAGAACCTCGTCAAGAAGGAACTGGCCTGGCTGCGCCGCGGTGCGCCGGCCCGGACGTCGAAGCCGAAGTTCCGCATCGACGCCGCGAACGCCCTGATCGAGGACGTGCCGCCGCCGCGGGACCGGCTCGAGCTCCAGAAGTTCGCGACGCAGCGGCTCGGCAAGGACGTCGTCGACGTCGAGGACGTCGACTTCCAGCGTGGCGAACGGGTGCTGCTCGAGAACGCCACCTGGCGGCTCGGGCCCGGCGACCGGGTCGGCCTCGTCGGCGTCAACGGTGCCGGCAAGACCTCGGTCCTCTCCCTCCTGGCGGGCACGGCCCAGCCGACCGTCGGCAAGGTCAAGCAGGGCCGCACGGTCGCGCTGAAGCACCTGACGCAGGACGTCGAGTTCGACGACCCCGAGTCCCGGGTGCTGGCGACGGTCGAGTCGATCCGTCGAGTCACCAAGACGGTCGACGGCGAGATCACGGCCACCTCGATGCTGGAGCGCTTCGGCTTCACCGGTGACCGCCTCACGGCGCGCGTCGGCGACCTGTCCGGTGGCGAGCGACGCCGCTTCCAGCTGCTGCGCCTGCTGCTGACCGAGCCGAACGTGCTGCTCCTCGACGAGCCCACCAACGACCTCGACATCGAGACCCTCAACGTCCTCGAGGACTTCCTCGACGGCTGGCCGGGCACCCTCGTCGTCGTCTCCCACGACCGGTACTTCCTGGAGCGGGTCACCGACTCGGTCTGGGCACTGCTCGGCGACGGCAAGATCTCGATGCTGCCGCGCGGGGTGGACGAGTACCTCGAGCGCCGCAAGGCCGGCGGTGCCGAGAACACCACCGCGCCCGCGAAGCAAGCTGATCGAGCAGCCGCCGAGGAACGAGGCGGCGGATCGAAATCCAACAAGGCCCGCGCCGGCTCGGCCGAGGAACGCACCGCCCGCAAGACCGTTGCCCGGCTCGACAAGGTGCTGGCCCGGATGGGTGTGCGCGAGGGCGAACTGACCGCGGCCCTGCTCGACAACGCCAGCGACCCGAAGAAGCTCACCGAGATCGCCAGCGAGCTCACGACGCTGCACGAGGACAAGGCGAACGCCGAGCTCGAGTGGCTCGAGGCCGCCGCCCTCCTGGAGTAG
- a CDS encoding MarR family transcriptional regulator, with protein MRDEVDELIEAWARERSDLDLGPVAVFSRISRLAHHVDKARRQAFTAHDIEPWEFDVLAALRRAGAPYELSPGRLLRETLVTSGTMTNRVDRLTTRGLVERHPDPSDRRGVLVRLTPEGKEAVDGAFTALLDAERDLLTGLSDKDRQLLADLLRRLLLPFAD; from the coding sequence ATGCGGGATGAGGTCGATGAGCTGATCGAGGCGTGGGCGCGCGAGCGCAGTGACCTCGACCTCGGACCCGTCGCCGTCTTCAGCCGGATCTCCCGTCTGGCGCACCACGTCGACAAGGCACGCCGCCAGGCGTTCACGGCCCACGACATCGAACCGTGGGAGTTCGACGTCCTCGCCGCGCTGCGGCGGGCCGGGGCGCCGTATGAACTCTCGCCGGGGCGGCTGCTGCGCGAGACGCTGGTGACCAGCGGAACGATGACCAACCGGGTCGACCGACTCACCACGCGCGGGCTCGTCGAGCGCCACCCCGACCCGTCGGACCGCCGCGGCGTGCTCGTCCGGCTCACCCCGGAGGGCAAGGAGGCCGTCGACGGCGCGTTCACCGCACTGCTCGACGCCGAGCGCGACCTGCTCACCGGACTGAGCGACAAGGACCGGCAACTGCTGGCCGACCTGTTGCGTCGCCTGCTGCTGCCGTTCGCCGACTGA
- a CDS encoding alpha/beta hydrolase: MNHRSTVLDRVTLTSLVWGDIDDHDRPLAVLLHGFPDTAHTWRHLAPVLVDAGWRVVAPFTRGYAPSSIPTDGSYHVPALMDDVLALHREYGGDDRALLVGHDWGAITANGIAASTANPFGVVVSMAVPPFTVMNPRRGDLGRWLRVVPRQAGLSWYTVFNQLPRLPERSFDRLVAHLWERWSPGFDATEDLMHLAAAVPDEARKSAVLGYYRAQPRVWKLPERYRSFARDWISGPRMAILYLQGADDGCLDARWAALIGDQLPEGSRVAVIEGAGHFLQVEQPEVVNARILEFLAEREVAR; this comes from the coding sequence GTGAACCATCGCTCGACAGTCCTCGACCGGGTCACCCTCACCAGTCTCGTGTGGGGTGACATCGACGACCACGACCGGCCGCTCGCCGTACTCCTGCACGGGTTCCCGGACACCGCACACACCTGGCGCCATCTGGCTCCGGTGCTGGTCGATGCGGGCTGGCGGGTGGTCGCGCCGTTCACCCGCGGCTACGCGCCGAGCTCGATCCCGACCGACGGGAGTTATCACGTGCCCGCGTTGATGGACGACGTCCTCGCCCTCCATCGGGAGTACGGCGGCGACGACCGCGCGCTGCTCGTCGGGCACGACTGGGGCGCGATCACCGCCAACGGGATTGCCGCGTCGACCGCGAACCCGTTCGGCGTCGTGGTGTCGATGGCGGTCCCGCCCTTCACGGTGATGAACCCGCGACGGGGCGATCTCGGCCGCTGGCTCCGGGTCGTGCCGCGGCAGGCGGGGCTGAGCTGGTACACCGTGTTCAACCAGCTCCCGCGGCTGCCCGAGCGTTCGTTCGATCGCCTGGTCGCCCACCTGTGGGAGCGCTGGTCCCCGGGCTTCGATGCCACCGAAGACCTGATGCATCTCGCGGCCGCCGTACCGGATGAGGCGCGCAAGAGTGCGGTGCTCGGCTACTACCGCGCGCAGCCGCGCGTCTGGAAGCTCCCCGAGCGCTACCGATCGTTTGCCCGCGACTGGATCTCCGGACCGAGGATGGCGATCCTCTACCTGCAGGGCGCCGACGACGGCTGCCTCGATGCCCGTTGGGCAGCGCTGATCGGTGACCAGTTGCCGGAGGGCAGCCGGGTCGCCGTCATCGAGGGCGCCGGGCACTTCCTCCAGGTGGAGCAACCGGAGGTCGTGAACGCGCGGATCCTCGAGTTCCTGGCGGAGCGGGAGGTCGCGCGATGA
- a CDS encoding methyltransferase domain-containing protein has translation MTHAWDPQRYLTYADERGRPFVDLTTRIDATDPKVVVDLGCGPGNLTSLLADRWPSASIAGIDSSADMVRAATDSPAAEHVSFHRADLRDWLADVTPGSVDVLVSNATLQWLPGHLDLMPALVAALAPGGWLAFQVPGNADQPTTTIREELAAEPPYDAHTAGAATVAAHDAATYLRALRALGCEVDAWETTYLHLLPGPDPVFTWISGTGARPTIQSLPEDLRPGFETELKARLAVAYPDGGAGVVMPFRRIFVVASCPQAGPPRVTCVGAAS, from the coding sequence ATGACCCACGCCTGGGATCCGCAGCGCTACCTGACGTACGCCGACGAGCGCGGTCGTCCGTTCGTGGACCTGACCACCCGCATCGATGCGACCGATCCGAAGGTCGTGGTCGACCTCGGTTGTGGTCCGGGCAATCTCACCTCCCTCCTCGCTGACCGCTGGCCGTCAGCGTCGATTGCCGGAATCGATTCCAGTGCGGACATGGTGCGCGCGGCCACCGACAGTCCGGCCGCCGAGCACGTCTCTTTCCACAGGGCCGACCTGCGCGACTGGCTGGCGGACGTGACGCCCGGCAGCGTTGACGTCCTCGTCTCGAACGCCACCCTGCAGTGGCTCCCCGGCCACCTCGACCTGATGCCTGCCCTGGTCGCCGCGCTCGCGCCCGGTGGCTGGCTCGCGTTCCAGGTGCCCGGCAACGCCGACCAGCCCACCACGACGATCCGTGAGGAACTGGCAGCCGAGCCGCCGTACGACGCCCACACGGCCGGGGCAGCCACCGTCGCCGCCCATGACGCCGCCACCTACCTGCGGGCGCTCCGGGCCCTGGGCTGCGAGGTCGACGCCTGGGAGACGACCTACCTGCACCTCCTCCCCGGACCCGACCCCGTCTTCACCTGGATCTCCGGCACCGGCGCCCGCCCGACGATCCAGTCCCTGCCCGAGGACCTGCGCCCCGGGTTCGAAACCGAGCTCAAGGCCCGCCTGGCCGTCGCCTACCCCGACGGTGGCGCGGGCGTCGTGATGCCGTTCCGCCGGATCTTCGTCGTGGCGAGTTGTCCACAGGCCGGTCCGCCTCGGGTGACGTGTGTGGGCGCCGCGTCGTAG